One window from the genome of Hyalangium ruber encodes:
- a CDS encoding protein kinase domain-containing protein, translated as MATYRLVRKLAAGGMAEVFLAKVVGAEGFEKPVAVKRILPSLVQDQEFVELFLREAKLTVSLQHANVVQVFDLGCSRGQYYMVMEFVDGENLRALQRAAAAQQVPMGLREVCFIVQQVAEGLAYAHEKLDSAGRPLNIIHRDINPSNVMVAVSGEVKLADFGIAKAANVQSGTQVGVVKGKVGYLAPEQVRGGAVDQRADLFLLGLLLYELLSGQQLFSGPDYFQILRSISTFDVKTVVPVPGVPAPLWSIVARALAPDPVARFQRARDVSDALQNFLFDHRLRVGPQDVARLFARCFPERGSSLEGGAPVESRGEEIRLGAEGASPPAGSHALPMRSPTRTELPRPVPQMQTPPQMSGTREHVAASAVVGTKTVAIRTNTRPELQRPAVSSSLNMATGVEPGRRLTPVPLPQQPAVEVSRRISLPTRSNSAGTHPALPTRVNTGVTHSVLPPRSSSASSQIAQLAALRPRPSVRRRLGELLLLAGKISEAQLLGMLERQRREGGKLGERLVAEGIVSDEDVVSAISEQLGLPFIAEHQLRTLPVPTPLLSLLPLEHAERFEAVPLTLQGKELICAMREPQNLERLDELQFRTGYAVRGILASEGAIRRTIGRFYRGEEAPVGPEWNNLMKVSPSEVQQGVTPFADKHTRTRERVLDEEAFTASHSQAEPQTATQLVPQPAPQPVAQPAPQAPAPAPMPTRAPPRSLARTLLVVADDAEQRDAAVRLFSRQGVAAAGSSSAEAERAVALGGIEVALIAGDTMTDTPALVARLMTAAPTMEVRVLPSLAEALGGEAGPLGRAARLHARVLDAALAALGGAGVQGAALAKLARRVAIRLGAGRAEAERASAAAYATACAARLEGKERFARPSCEAVRAVLGRDAGELASLVGVCAEDNTPAANAGRGTLALTAATALMEVLGTDSPTPDAASRALVKLREEGRVPPNALEALAAEVAELVLGDSASNTVVLAEPDPARSATLQARFLADGVRVLLADSAARARQLLAQGAHALVMAANLPDSQGAALTVSLRGEATTAELPIFVLAPPEDPGLVEAGLDAGADDVLTYPVNPDVLAAKVRRALQPRRSLAVAAS; from the coding sequence GTGGCCACGTACCGACTCGTCCGCAAGCTGGCCGCGGGCGGCATGGCGGAAGTTTTTCTGGCGAAGGTTGTCGGAGCCGAGGGCTTCGAGAAGCCTGTCGCCGTCAAGCGCATCCTGCCCTCGCTCGTGCAGGACCAGGAGTTCGTCGAGCTGTTCCTTCGCGAGGCCAAGCTCACCGTCTCGCTGCAGCACGCCAACGTCGTCCAGGTGTTCGATCTCGGCTGCTCGCGCGGCCAGTACTACATGGTGATGGAGTTCGTGGACGGAGAGAACCTCCGCGCCCTCCAGCGGGCCGCCGCCGCCCAGCAGGTGCCCATGGGCCTGCGCGAGGTGTGCTTCATCGTCCAGCAGGTGGCCGAGGGCCTCGCCTACGCCCACGAGAAGCTCGATTCGGCCGGCCGGCCGCTCAACATCATCCACCGCGACATCAACCCCTCCAACGTGATGGTCGCTGTCTCCGGCGAGGTGAAGCTCGCCGACTTCGGCATCGCCAAGGCCGCCAACGTCCAGAGCGGCACCCAGGTGGGCGTGGTGAAGGGCAAGGTGGGCTACCTCGCCCCCGAGCAGGTGCGCGGTGGCGCGGTGGATCAGCGCGCGGACCTCTTCCTGCTGGGCCTGCTCCTCTATGAGCTGCTCTCGGGCCAGCAGCTCTTCAGCGGGCCGGACTATTTCCAGATCCTTCGCAGCATCTCCACCTTCGATGTGAAGACGGTGGTGCCCGTGCCGGGCGTGCCCGCGCCCCTGTGGAGCATCGTCGCCCGGGCCCTGGCGCCCGACCCGGTGGCCCGCTTCCAGCGCGCGCGCGACGTGTCCGACGCGCTGCAGAACTTCCTCTTCGACCACCGCCTGCGCGTGGGCCCGCAGGACGTGGCCCGGCTCTTCGCGCGCTGCTTTCCGGAGCGAGGCTCTTCGCTGGAGGGCGGGGCGCCGGTGGAGTCCCGGGGCGAGGAGATCCGCCTGGGCGCCGAGGGCGCCTCTCCGCCGGCCGGGAGTCACGCCCTGCCCATGCGCTCCCCCACCCGGACGGAGCTGCCACGGCCCGTGCCGCAGATGCAGACGCCTCCGCAGATGAGCGGAACCCGGGAGCATGTCGCCGCTTCGGCGGTGGTGGGGACGAAGACGGTCGCCATCCGCACCAACACACGCCCGGAGCTCCAGCGCCCCGCCGTGTCCTCGTCGCTGAACATGGCGACGGGCGTGGAGCCAGGCCGACGCCTCACGCCGGTGCCGCTCCCGCAGCAGCCCGCCGTGGAGGTCTCCCGCCGCATCTCCCTGCCGACCCGCTCCAACTCGGCCGGCACCCATCCCGCGCTGCCGACCCGCGTCAACACGGGCGTCACGCACTCGGTGCTCCCGCCGCGCTCCAGCAGCGCGTCGTCGCAGATCGCCCAGCTCGCCGCGCTGCGCCCGCGTCCCTCGGTGCGCCGCCGGCTGGGAGAGCTGCTGCTGTTGGCGGGGAAGATTTCAGAGGCGCAGCTGCTGGGCATGCTCGAGCGCCAGCGGCGCGAGGGCGGCAAGCTCGGCGAGCGGCTCGTGGCCGAGGGCATCGTCTCGGACGAGGACGTGGTGTCCGCCATCAGCGAGCAGCTCGGCCTGCCGTTCATCGCCGAGCACCAGCTGCGTACCCTGCCGGTGCCCACGCCGCTGCTGTCGCTGCTGCCGCTGGAGCACGCCGAGCGCTTCGAGGCCGTGCCCCTCACGCTGCAGGGCAAGGAGCTCATCTGCGCCATGCGCGAGCCGCAGAACCTGGAGCGGTTGGACGAGCTCCAGTTCCGCACGGGCTACGCGGTGCGCGGCATCCTCGCCAGCGAGGGGGCCATCCGCCGCACCATCGGTCGCTTCTACCGGGGCGAGGAAGCCCCCGTGGGGCCCGAGTGGAACAATCTGATGAAGGTGAGCCCCTCGGAGGTGCAGCAAGGGGTTACTCCGTTCGCCGACAAGCACACCCGCACGCGCGAGCGCGTCCTCGATGAGGAGGCCTTCACCGCCTCCCATTCGCAAGCCGAGCCGCAGACGGCCACGCAACTCGTGCCGCAGCCCGCGCCGCAGCCCGTGGCGCAGCCCGCGCCCCAGGCGCCCGCTCCGGCGCCGATGCCCACGCGCGCGCCGCCGCGCTCCCTGGCCCGCACGCTGCTGGTGGTGGCCGATGATGCCGAGCAGCGGGACGCGGCCGTGCGCCTCTTCTCGCGGCAGGGCGTGGCGGCCGCGGGCAGCTCCAGCGCCGAGGCCGAGCGCGCGGTGGCGCTGGGCGGAATCGAAGTGGCCCTCATCGCGGGAGACACGATGACGGACACGCCGGCCCTGGTGGCCCGGCTGATGACGGCGGCGCCGACGATGGAGGTGCGGGTGCTGCCCTCGTTGGCCGAGGCCCTCGGAGGCGAGGCGGGCCCGCTGGGACGCGCGGCACGGCTGCACGCGCGGGTGCTGGACGCGGCCCTGGCGGCGCTGGGCGGCGCGGGCGTGCAGGGCGCGGCATTGGCCAAGCTGGCCCGGCGCGTGGCCATTCGCCTCGGAGCGGGGCGGGCGGAGGCGGAGCGGGCCTCGGCCGCGGCGTACGCCACCGCGTGCGCGGCGCGCCTGGAGGGCAAGGAGCGTTTTGCCCGGCCCTCGTGCGAGGCGGTGCGCGCCGTGCTCGGTCGGGATGCCGGCGAGCTGGCCTCCCTCGTGGGCGTCTGCGCCGAGGACAACACCCCGGCCGCCAACGCGGGCCGAGGCACGCTGGCGCTGACGGCCGCCACGGCCCTCATGGAGGTGCTCGGTACGGACTCGCCCACGCCGGACGCGGCCTCGCGCGCGCTCGTGAAGCTGCGCGAGGAGGGCCGGGTGCCTCCCAACGCCCTGGAGGCTCTGGCCGCCGAGGTGGCCGAGCTGGTGCTGGGAGACAGCGCCTCCAACACCGTGGTGCTGGCGGAGCCGGATCCGGCGCGCTCGGCCACCCTGCAGGCGCGCTTCCTGGCGGATGGGGTGCGGGTGCTGCTGGCCGACTCGGCCGCTCGGGCCCGGCAACTGCTGGCGCAGGGTGCCCATGCGCTGGTGATGGCGGCGAACCTTCCCGACAGCCAGGGCGCCGCGCTCACCGTCTCGCTGCGAGGCGAGGCCACCACCGCCGAGCTGCCCATCTTCGTGCTGGCGCCGCCGGAGGATCCGGGCCTGGTGGAGGCGGGGCTCGATGCCGGGGCGGACGACGTGCTCACCTACCCGGTGAACCCGGACGTGCTGGCGGCCAAGGTGCGCCGGGCCCTCCAGCCGCGCCGCTCGCTGGCCGTCGCGGCGAGCTGA
- a CDS encoding penicillin-binding protein activator has product MEVLSPLRRSLFLALALLLTACPKTTTPVRGGDGVPDKEPFPTKPRVEAKKDAAADAALAQAVETAARAPDKKQAAEALLTVRKTYPGTTAGQEALYRAGVLYFESEDYANARKSFNELLFENPLYPQADDAKRKLALSALEVGAYRDAYQTLSSLAERAEGAEREKLLEDASRAAQGAGMYGPALTLAVQLAGDAKTPQEQAEAVARVEQLVEGRAAFVDVARVAEGMSPRHPAWPVLTFKLARIYYHLRDWTRLEETLNRFLQEAPNHPFAGQAKELLSRATRRVEVQPKTVGVLLPMSGRYKPIGEAVLRGVQLALSGSDIELIVKDTQGEVTLAGQAVEQLAFDEGAIAMLGPLLADDSRRAALVAEELQVPLVTMTRTEGITDIGPHVFRNMLTNSAQARAIADYATNVRGFKRFAVLYPNIPYGVELANGFWDEVLERGGTVRGAESYAHDQTTFTTEAKKLVGRYYLEDRLDYIEGVREVNSQDQDAFRRRKAIEKVKSGLEPVVDFEAIFIPDDWKRVSLVGPALAVEDIITNACDPRDLERIRKTTGKKDLKTVTLLGTNQWSSPKGRSGLPELVERGGKFVTCSVYVDGFFIDSQRPATRKFVSAFRDAYKDTDKEPGLLEAIGYDSALMLRQIIEKQKPRSRGELREALVNLKNFEGATGRTSFDDKREAVKPLFLLSVDNRGVKELPPETAAGGSGS; this is encoded by the coding sequence ATGGAAGTTCTCTCCCCTTTGCGCCGGTCCCTGTTCCTGGCGCTGGCGTTGCTGCTCACCGCCTGCCCGAAGACGACCACTCCCGTGAGGGGTGGCGACGGGGTCCCCGACAAGGAGCCGTTCCCGACCAAGCCCCGCGTGGAGGCCAAGAAGGACGCGGCGGCGGACGCGGCGCTCGCCCAGGCCGTCGAGACGGCGGCCCGGGCTCCGGACAAGAAGCAGGCGGCCGAGGCGCTGCTCACGGTGCGCAAGACGTACCCGGGCACCACCGCGGGCCAGGAGGCGCTCTACCGCGCCGGCGTCCTCTACTTCGAGTCCGAGGACTACGCCAACGCGCGCAAGAGCTTCAACGAGCTGCTCTTCGAGAACCCGCTCTACCCGCAGGCGGATGACGCCAAGCGTAAGCTGGCCCTGTCCGCGTTGGAGGTGGGCGCCTACCGGGATGCGTACCAGACGCTGTCCAGCCTCGCCGAGCGGGCCGAGGGCGCCGAGCGCGAGAAGCTGCTCGAGGACGCCAGCCGCGCCGCGCAGGGCGCGGGCATGTACGGCCCGGCGCTCACCCTCGCCGTGCAGCTCGCGGGGGATGCGAAGACGCCCCAGGAGCAGGCGGAGGCGGTGGCCCGCGTGGAGCAGCTGGTGGAGGGCCGCGCGGCCTTCGTGGACGTGGCCCGCGTGGCGGAGGGCATGTCCCCGCGCCACCCCGCCTGGCCGGTGCTCACCTTCAAGCTGGCGCGCATCTACTACCACCTGCGCGACTGGACGCGGCTGGAAGAGACGCTCAACCGCTTCCTCCAGGAGGCCCCCAACCACCCCTTCGCCGGGCAGGCCAAGGAGCTGTTGTCCCGCGCCACGCGCCGCGTGGAGGTGCAGCCCAAGACGGTGGGCGTGCTGCTGCCGATGTCGGGGCGCTACAAGCCCATCGGCGAGGCGGTGCTGCGTGGGGTGCAGCTGGCGCTGTCCGGCAGCGACATCGAACTCATCGTCAAGGACACGCAGGGCGAGGTGACGCTGGCGGGGCAGGCGGTGGAGCAGCTGGCCTTCGATGAAGGGGCCATCGCCATGCTGGGGCCGCTGCTGGCGGATGACTCGCGGCGCGCGGCGCTGGTGGCCGAGGAGCTGCAGGTGCCGCTGGTGACGATGACGCGCACCGAGGGCATCACCGACATCGGTCCCCATGTCTTCCGCAACATGCTGACCAACTCCGCGCAGGCGCGCGCCATCGCCGACTACGCGACGAACGTGCGGGGCTTCAAGCGCTTCGCGGTGCTCTACCCGAACATCCCCTACGGCGTGGAGCTGGCCAACGGCTTCTGGGACGAGGTGCTGGAGCGCGGGGGCACCGTGCGCGGCGCGGAGAGCTACGCGCACGACCAGACGACGTTCACCACCGAGGCCAAGAAGCTGGTGGGCCGCTACTACCTGGAAGACCGGCTCGACTACATCGAGGGCGTGCGCGAGGTGAACTCGCAGGACCAGGACGCCTTCCGGCGGCGCAAGGCCATCGAGAAGGTGAAGAGCGGCCTGGAGCCGGTGGTGGACTTCGAGGCCATCTTCATCCCGGACGACTGGAAGCGCGTGAGCCTGGTGGGCCCGGCGCTCGCGGTGGAGGACATCATCACCAACGCGTGCGACCCGCGCGACCTGGAGCGCATCCGCAAGACGACGGGCAAGAAGGACCTGAAGACCGTGACGCTCCTGGGCACCAACCAGTGGAGCAGCCCCAAGGGGCGCTCGGGGCTGCCGGAGCTCGTGGAGCGCGGCGGCAAGTTCGTCACCTGCTCGGTGTACGTGGACGGCTTCTTCATCGACTCGCAGCGGCCGGCCACGCGCAAGTTCGTCAGCGCCTTCCGCGACGCCTACAAGGACACGGACAAGGAGCCGGGCCTGCTGGAGGCCATCGGCTATGACTCGGCGCTGATGCTGCGGCAGATCATCGAGAAGCAGAAGCCGCGCAGCCGCGGCGAGCTGCGTGAGGCGCTGGTGAACCTGAAGAACTTCGAGGGCGCCACGGGCCGCACCTCGTTCGATGACAAGCGCGAGGCCGTCAAGCCGCTCTTCCTGCTGTCGGTGGACAACCGGGGCGTGAAGGAACTGCCCCCGGAGACCGCGGCGGGAGGCTCGGGCTCATGA
- a CDS encoding WD40 repeat domain-containing protein yields MRRHARLLLGGVLALAVGCAHAPGLAPDTASRLAGTPGGYLSGEVKGLEDGPLLNNKDFVWALAFAPDSSRVAYTHLGPKFYQLALWTLGPTPALVADRNINAYEFDLEAVAFSADSGLLATAGRDGELRLFEASNAEPKGHVLTEEPLTAVAFHPAGRYIVVGSARGLVSVFTVPQLSFVFEVRAHNNAPVSALTFAADGTLYTGGWDKHVRVWNTREEALRPDQARVHFERRSGFVVLRGAVNGKAQVSFALDARAPAVILNTTAATQAGIDVAFLKDTVTVPTPLGSTVARLAKGQVLRFKSLPVEGVDVAVCDVCVPSGTQGVLGAPFTERFDVVFDESTGEAILTSKAGAVPGAEAQGLVLEPRLDFTFENHVNDVTVDAKGQRLGVALSEGKAERTRAIYEREKKGEVDPKSPANAGALVDAATGKVLQQWAEHGGVVATASISPDGRSLATGGWDKRLLLFTEGDAKVRGEREFGWSVRRVRYSPDGRWVGVAAWTPQNPIGDQESDPAAALYQVLYAAPTVEQR; encoded by the coding sequence ATGAGGCGCCACGCGCGGCTGCTCCTCGGCGGAGTCCTGGCGCTGGCGGTGGGGTGTGCCCATGCGCCCGGGCTCGCGCCGGACACGGCCTCGCGACTGGCGGGGACTCCTGGCGGCTACCTCTCCGGCGAGGTGAAGGGGCTCGAGGACGGGCCGCTGCTCAACAACAAGGACTTCGTCTGGGCGCTCGCGTTCGCGCCGGACAGCTCACGCGTGGCGTACACGCACCTGGGGCCGAAGTTCTACCAGCTCGCGCTGTGGACGCTGGGCCCGACGCCCGCGCTGGTGGCCGACCGGAACATCAACGCGTACGAGTTCGACCTGGAGGCGGTGGCCTTCTCGGCCGACAGCGGGCTCCTGGCCACGGCGGGGCGGGATGGGGAGCTGCGGCTCTTCGAGGCCTCCAACGCCGAGCCCAAGGGCCACGTGCTCACCGAGGAGCCGCTCACGGCGGTGGCCTTCCACCCGGCGGGGCGCTACATCGTGGTGGGCAGCGCGCGGGGGCTCGTCTCCGTCTTCACGGTGCCGCAGCTCAGCTTCGTCTTCGAGGTGCGCGCCCACAACAACGCCCCGGTGAGCGCGCTGACCTTCGCGGCCGACGGCACGCTGTACACGGGCGGTTGGGACAAGCACGTGCGCGTCTGGAACACCCGCGAGGAGGCGCTGCGGCCGGACCAGGCCCGCGTCCACTTCGAGCGGCGCAGCGGCTTCGTGGTGCTGCGCGGCGCCGTCAACGGCAAGGCGCAGGTGTCCTTCGCGCTGGACGCGCGCGCCCCGGCCGTCATCCTCAACACCACGGCGGCCACCCAGGCCGGCATCGACGTGGCCTTCCTGAAGGACACCGTCACCGTGCCCACGCCGCTGGGCAGCACCGTGGCGCGGCTGGCGAAGGGGCAGGTGCTGCGCTTCAAGTCCCTGCCTGTCGAGGGCGTGGACGTGGCGGTGTGCGACGTGTGCGTGCCCAGTGGCACCCAGGGCGTGCTGGGCGCGCCCTTCACCGAGCGCTTCGACGTCGTCTTCGACGAGAGCACGGGCGAGGCCATCCTCACCTCCAAGGCGGGCGCCGTCCCGGGCGCGGAGGCGCAGGGCCTGGTGCTCGAGCCTCGCTTGGACTTCACCTTCGAGAACCACGTGAATGACGTCACCGTGGACGCCAAGGGGCAGCGGCTGGGCGTGGCCCTCTCCGAGGGGAAGGCGGAGCGCACGCGCGCCATCTACGAGCGGGAGAAGAAGGGCGAGGTGGACCCCAAGAGCCCCGCCAACGCGGGCGCGCTGGTGGACGCCGCCACGGGCAAGGTGCTCCAGCAGTGGGCCGAGCACGGCGGCGTGGTGGCCACCGCGAGCATTTCTCCGGATGGGCGCTCGCTGGCCACGGGTGGGTGGGACAAGCGGCTGCTGCTCTTCACCGAGGGCGACGCGAAGGTGCGGGGCGAGCGGGAGTTCGGCTGGTCCGTGCGCCGGGTGCGCTACAGCCCGGATGGGCGCTGGGTGGGCGTGGCCGCGTGGACGCCGCAGAACCCCATCGGAGACCAGGAGAGTGACCCCGCCGCCGCGCTCTACCAGGTGCTCTACGCCGCGCCCACGGTGGAGCAGCGCTGA
- a CDS encoding serine/threonine-protein kinase, whose amino-acid sequence MASARTCETCGLEVPPGAGVCPRDGTVVLTFSARDDEETQISIPQNVWGEEPPSRGHSAPSAWGEEAPPRPPQAAVPDEPYPMSHSQAWGEEPPTRDPLIGMKLGEYELRSRIGVGGMGFVYDGIQPLIGKRVAVKVLRPELAQAPEQVARLLAEARAVNAIRHRGIIDIFGFGQVPDGRQYIVMEFLDGQPLDGYLAEKGRLPPTEALSILDEVLAALGAAHGAGVVHRDLKPSNIFLVREPGGSRYVKLLDFGLAKQGQGGAAGRTAQTRTDMVVGTPEYMAPEQARGQAVGPMTDLYAMGVVTFEMVTGRLPFIGTSPVDLLMKHVDARPPRPSEFVHELPPALDAFILQMLTKDPEARPGSADALRQQLHRLRRTMLRPTRVQNAAANGAGASLRPPTPPAPAPVLAPASAAAAVDALSNPAPAAAVLNEPTTAPNNVVVKPADDASSRRSTTQVVLPPGLTPEEARAVGARPPWKRLLPAGIGIAALLAAGGVMLLRGGGDSSTTPTPPGVTTPPGVTPPNPVVTTPTNNPAATTPTPTPNPGTPTNDPVAPTPTPTPTPPESVVANPSTEPPKNPTTPVPNEVRPDPVTPQPIVKTSPRPQPSNVPSQQVLLATIDGLERDLKARTAAGQNMNIARSMLERIRKEAHEARDTSSRRDVAAKIDFWEKSYLKRR is encoded by the coding sequence ATGGCCTCCGCGCGCACTTGTGAAACTTGTGGTCTCGAAGTCCCGCCCGGGGCTGGCGTATGCCCTCGCGATGGGACCGTGGTTCTCACGTTCTCCGCCCGAGACGATGAGGAGACGCAGATCTCGATTCCGCAGAACGTGTGGGGCGAAGAGCCGCCCTCTCGGGGCCACTCCGCCCCGTCTGCCTGGGGTGAGGAGGCACCTCCTCGCCCACCGCAGGCCGCTGTCCCGGACGAGCCCTATCCCATGTCCCACTCCCAGGCCTGGGGCGAGGAGCCGCCCACCCGAGACCCGCTCATCGGCATGAAGCTCGGGGAGTACGAGCTGCGCTCGCGCATCGGCGTGGGCGGCATGGGCTTCGTGTACGACGGCATCCAGCCGCTCATCGGCAAGCGCGTGGCCGTCAAGGTGCTGCGCCCCGAGCTGGCCCAGGCCCCCGAGCAGGTGGCACGGCTGCTGGCCGAGGCCCGCGCCGTCAACGCCATCCGCCACCGCGGCATCATCGACATCTTCGGCTTCGGGCAGGTGCCCGACGGGCGGCAGTACATCGTCATGGAGTTCCTCGACGGGCAGCCGCTGGATGGCTACCTGGCCGAGAAGGGGCGCCTGCCGCCCACCGAGGCGCTGTCCATCCTCGACGAGGTGCTGGCCGCCCTGGGCGCCGCGCACGGCGCGGGCGTGGTCCACCGCGACCTCAAGCCAAGCAACATCTTCCTGGTGCGGGAGCCGGGCGGCTCGCGCTACGTGAAGCTGCTGGACTTCGGTCTGGCCAAGCAGGGCCAGGGCGGCGCCGCCGGCCGCACCGCGCAGACGCGCACGGACATGGTGGTGGGCACCCCCGAGTACATGGCGCCGGAGCAGGCCCGCGGCCAGGCCGTGGGGCCGATGACGGACCTGTACGCCATGGGCGTCGTCACCTTCGAGATGGTCACCGGCCGGCTGCCCTTCATCGGCACCTCTCCTGTGGACCTGCTGATGAAGCACGTGGACGCGCGGCCCCCACGCCCCTCGGAGTTCGTCCACGAGCTGCCGCCCGCGCTGGATGCCTTCATCCTGCAGATGCTGACGAAGGACCCCGAGGCTCGCCCCGGCTCGGCGGACGCCCTGCGCCAGCAGTTGCACCGGCTGCGCCGCACCATGCTGCGGCCCACGCGCGTCCAGAACGCCGCCGCCAATGGCGCGGGCGCCTCTCTGCGGCCGCCCACGCCCCCCGCGCCCGCTCCCGTGCTGGCGCCCGCCTCGGCCGCCGCCGCCGTCGATGCCCTGTCGAACCCCGCGCCCGCCGCGGCCGTGCTGAACGAGCCGACCACCGCGCCCAACAACGTGGTCGTCAAGCCGGCGGATGACGCGTCCTCGCGCCGCTCCACCACCCAGGTCGTCCTGCCGCCCGGGCTCACCCCCGAGGAGGCCCGCGCCGTAGGCGCGCGCCCGCCCTGGAAGCGCCTGCTGCCGGCGGGAATCGGCATCGCGGCGCTGCTGGCCGCCGGCGGGGTGATGCTGCTGCGCGGCGGTGGAGACTCGAGCACGACTCCGACGCCGCCCGGGGTAACGACGCCGCCCGGGGTCACCCCGCCCAACCCGGTGGTGACGACGCCGACGAACAACCCGGCGGCGACGACGCCCACGCCCACGCCCAACCCGGGCACGCCGACGAACGACCCCGTGGCGCCGACACCGACGCCCACGCCCACGCCGCCCGAGTCGGTCGTGGCCAACCCGTCGACCGAGCCGCCAAAGAATCCGACGACCCCCGTCCCCAACGAGGTCCGTCCGGATCCCGTGACGCCGCAGCCCATCGTCAAGACGAGCCCGCGTCCGCAGCCCTCCAACGTCCCCAGCCAGCAGGTGCTGCTGGCCACCATCGACGGGCTGGAGCGAGACCTGAAGGCGCGCACCGCCGCCGGTCAGAACATGAACATCGCGCGCAGCATGCTCGAGCGCATCCGCAAGGAGGCGCACGAGGCGCGGGATACGAGCTCGCGCCGCGACGTGGCCGCGAAGATCGACTTCTGGGAGAAGTCCTACCTCAAGCGCCGCTGA
- the dnaJ gene encoding molecular chaperone DnaJ encodes MPAAAGQKRDYYEVLGVQKNVNPQELKSAFRKVALQYHPDRNPGNQEAEEKFKEASEAYEVLSDPERRARYDRFGHAAAGGGPGFEGFGGFQGVNINDIFGDLFGEIFGGARGRGRGGPGRGADLRYNLEISFEEAAFGCRPKVPIPRPKKCETCSGSGSKSGTAPKPCSTCGGVGEVRFTQGFFAVSRTCSDCNGTGAVIPDPCSKCRGSGKTPSEEVIEVNIPAGVDNGTRVRLSGMGEPGDRGGPAGDLYVTVIVREHPLFQREDYEVFCEVPISFTQAALGAKIDVPTLDGKVKMTIPAGTQSGKVFRLKGKGVPHLHSQQRGDQHVRVILETPTELTGKQRELLEKFAELSGEESHPQSKSFFDKVKELFG; translated from the coding sequence ATGCCAGCGGCGGCGGGACAGAAGCGCGACTACTACGAGGTTCTCGGCGTCCAGAAGAATGTCAACCCGCAGGAGCTCAAGAGCGCCTTCCGCAAGGTGGCGTTGCAGTACCACCCGGACCGCAATCCGGGGAACCAGGAGGCCGAGGAGAAGTTCAAGGAGGCCTCCGAGGCGTATGAAGTCCTGAGCGATCCGGAGCGTCGGGCCCGCTATGACCGCTTCGGCCATGCCGCGGCGGGGGGCGGGCCAGGCTTCGAGGGGTTTGGCGGCTTCCAGGGCGTCAACATCAACGACATCTTCGGCGACCTGTTCGGCGAAATCTTCGGCGGGGCGCGGGGGCGTGGGCGCGGCGGGCCGGGGCGGGGCGCGGACCTTCGCTACAACCTGGAGATCTCCTTCGAGGAGGCGGCGTTCGGCTGCCGTCCGAAGGTTCCGATTCCGCGTCCGAAGAAGTGCGAGACGTGCAGCGGCTCGGGCAGCAAGAGCGGCACGGCGCCCAAGCCTTGCAGCACCTGCGGCGGGGTGGGCGAGGTGCGCTTCACCCAGGGCTTCTTCGCGGTGTCGCGCACGTGCAGTGACTGCAATGGCACGGGAGCGGTGATTCCGGATCCGTGCTCGAAGTGCCGCGGCTCGGGCAAGACGCCCTCCGAGGAAGTCATCGAGGTGAACATCCCGGCCGGCGTGGACAACGGCACGCGGGTGCGCCTGTCGGGCATGGGCGAGCCCGGGGACCGGGGTGGGCCGGCGGGTGACTTGTACGTGACGGTCATCGTCCGCGAGCACCCGCTGTTCCAGCGCGAGGACTACGAGGTGTTCTGCGAGGTGCCCATCTCGTTCACCCAGGCGGCGCTGGGGGCGAAGATCGACGTGCCGACGTTGGATGGGAAGGTGAAGATGACCATCCCGGCGGGCACGCAGTCGGGCAAGGTGTTCCGGCTCAAGGGCAAGGGCGTGCCGCACCTGCACAGCCAGCAGCGCGGGGATCAGCACGTGCGCGTGATTCTCGAGACGCCCACGGAGCTGACCGGCAAGCAGCGCGAGCTGCTGGAGAAGTTCGCGGAGCTGTCGGGCGAGGAGTCGCATCCGCAGTCCAAGAGCTTCTTCGACAAGGTGAAGGAGCTGTTCGGCTAA
- a CDS encoding NAD-binding oxidoreductase, producing the protein MTEWYPATLVARSPAADGLTDLTLDVTHTPLAGTHQRPGQYLHVRLPGYEECLFAIASPPGNAGRWDLLVKEGAGLADALVRLPLGAPIEVSRPKGRGFPLELARGKTLLLFATGSGISPIRSVIESIRLDRQEYGQVTLYFGARTPAAFAYERDFVEWERAGVRVVPTVSQPGVSGWQGLTGYVQAHLADEPLAPGTLAFICGQQEMAQGVIKALKARGLPASAIHQNF; encoded by the coding sequence ATGACGGAATGGTACCCGGCCACCCTGGTCGCCCGCTCGCCTGCCGCGGATGGACTGACCGACCTGACGCTCGACGTCACCCATACCCCGCTGGCGGGCACTCACCAGCGACCGGGCCAATACCTTCACGTGCGCCTGCCGGGATACGAGGAGTGCCTGTTCGCCATCGCCTCGCCTCCTGGCAATGCGGGCCGGTGGGACTTGCTGGTGAAGGAGGGCGCGGGGCTGGCGGACGCCCTGGTGCGGCTGCCGCTGGGTGCTCCCATCGAGGTGAGCCGCCCCAAGGGGCGCGGCTTCCCGCTGGAGCTGGCCCGAGGCAAGACGCTGCTCCTGTTCGCCACCGGCTCGGGCATCTCCCCCATCCGCTCCGTCATCGAGAGCATCCGCCTGGACCGCCAGGAGTACGGACAGGTGACGCTGTACTTCGGCGCGCGCACGCCCGCCGCCTTCGCCTACGAGCGGGACTTCGTGGAGTGGGAGCGCGCGGGAGTGCGGGTGGTGCCCACGGTGAGCCAGCCGGGCGTCAGCGGGTGGCAGGGCCTCACCGGCTACGTGCAGGCCCACCTCGCCGATGAGCCCCTCGCGCCGGGCACGCTGGCCTTCATCTGCGGCCAGCAGGAGATGGCTCAGGGGGTCATCAAGGCGCTCAAGGCCCGCGGGCTTCCCGCGAGCGCCATCCACCAGAACTTCTAA